A genome region from Anopheles stephensi strain Indian chromosome 2, UCI_ANSTEP_V1.0, whole genome shotgun sequence includes the following:
- the LOC118504780 gene encoding uncharacterized protein LOC118504780, whose translation MATDSTLYYVLLFIVIVFQRIPQDDIPTDRPLASVCQYDCRVLCPECFPLPPRCDELDRLFTLHGGSLFNRINGMLNAHTTRIGAFREPTNQAVLKHLNRDSTMEKLLQQFCDSYKQPKADRCTWARNGSVEEAKQFLQQSILDDTRIEGCIFCPTTSSGQTLQRFLALLDPTDNALRNLLAVRTNVEPLLLKLFATHDTSSLYVPKLLDMIGFTVIESYEGQTLEHYYDQPLAIRLLIAAKLIQAAFSFTEGIHGFRFYLTDINPDNVVVKVDHGSSNVRVSIVDLDNVIILDSLAGTFSSQHAYHVHGKIECNGCFAYVQEDVCRYRSSDLNLFATCQLLLENLNGNYAAGLLHSGHGKSKDQSLTDPYDDAPHILHNLLEECVHCQPPNCRNRSLILHDMLEIIDRTVAQL comes from the exons ATGGCGACGGACAGTACTCTCTACTATGTGCTACTATTCATAGTGATTGTTTTTCAACGCATCCCACAAGACGACATCCCTACCGACCGGCCATTGGCATCGGTTTGTCAATACGATTGTCGTGTATTGTGCCCGGAATGTTTCCCGCTTCCACCGAGGTGTGATGAGCTCGATCGTCTATTTACGCTGCACGGGGGAAGCTTGTTCAATCGAATCAACGGTATGCTCAATGCTCACACGACTAGGATAGGAGCGTTTCGAGAACCGACCAATCAGGCAGTGCTGAAGCATCTGAATCGTGATAGCACAATGGAAAAGCTACTGCAACAATTTTGTGATTCgtacaaacaaccaaaagCAGATAGATGTACATGGGCCCGAAATGGTAGCGTAGAGGAAGCGAAACAATTCCTCCAGCAATCGATCCTGGATGACACACGGATTGAAGGATGTATCTTCTGCCCAACCACTAGCAGCGGGCAAACGTTGCAACGGTTTTTAGCCTTACTGGATCCGACCGATAATGCACTCCGGAATCTGCTTGCTGTCCGTACAAATGTCGAGCCGCTCCTGCTCAAACTGTTCGCAACGCACGATACGTCGTCGTTGTATGTGCCCAAATTACTGGACATGATCGGATTTACCGTCATAGAAAGCTACGAAGGACAAACGCTTGAGCATTACTACGATCAGCCGCTTGCGATCCGCCTGCTGATTGCTGCGAAGCTGATCCAAGCGGCATTCAGCTTTACCGAGGGCATCCACGGGTTTCG CTTCTACCTAACCGATATCAATCCCGACAACGTGGTCGTAAAGGTGGATcacggcagcagcaacgtTCGTGTATCCATCGTGGATCTGGATAATGTCATCATATTGGACAGTCTGGCTGGTACGTTTTCCTCCCAGCATGCGTACCACGTGCATGGCAAAATCGAGTGCAACGGATGTTTTGCCTACGTCCAGGAAGATGTTTGCCGCTATCGAAGTAGCGATTTGAATCTGTTCGCTACGTGTCAG CTACTTTTAGAAAATCTTAATGGAAACTATGCCGCGGGACTACTTCACAGCGGTCACGGTAAAAGTAAAGATCAATCATTAACCGATCCTTACGATGATGCGCCACACATTCTGCACAACCTTCTCGAGGAGTGCGTCCACTGTCAACCACCGAACTGTCGAAACAGATCGCTCATACTGCACGATATGCTGGAAATCATAGACCGGACGGTGGCGCAGCTGTAA
- the LOC118504779 gene encoding uncharacterized protein LOC118504779 isoform X1: MCSQQVASNIETMAKEPQPTDFDQRFNEWRKKKHLVDCSFRVGEDVYHGHKLILSAASPVFEAMFYGALAEKQTVKIADIKSLVFERMLDYIYVGTIDFESVQNIEELLELYYCAEKYMIDSLHEKCVSYFGKNIKPNNVLKILDIAYRMNLDDIIYSCMCVLKHFFSSGMSLSNIILERNHHLSKNCVDLILEDNFEVKDNIICMIRAWCITECEQNRLEINRDSMKTVLQDIELPDTLKDTIVGCSFTNFTPIAGDKSGWIPVQRIHYKAVRPLIIGDEMDFEANITTNRFIVIKSININSRLLPQLKVTDVRQETYTEKLTVEISAKHSNDRQKIYQKEHLICDVAFNDCLQLSLTEQIVLFPDVTYMVRLKWDANSLGYEYPRSILSAYGKSKQLLVNFNENIYLQSSGSILNGVVCALYK; the protein is encoded by the exons ATGTGTTCACAACAG GTTGCATCGAACATTGAAACCATGGCGAAGGAACCACAACCGACTGATTTTGACCAACGGTTCAACGAGTGGCGCAAGAAGAAACATCTAGTCGATTGCTCCTTCCGAGTAGGCGAAGACGTTTACCATGGCCACAAGCTCATCCTGTCGGCGGCCAGCCCAGTTTTCGAGGCGATGTTTTACGGAGCGCTTGCCGAAAAGCAGACGGTCAAAATAGCAGATATCAAGTCGCTGGTGTTTGAGCGTATGCTTGACTATATCTACGTCGGAACGATCGATTTCGAGAGTGTACAAAATATCGAAGAGCTGCTCGAGCTGTACTACTGTGCGGAAAAGTATATGATCGATAGTTTGCACGAGAAGTGCGTGAGCTATTTTGGCAAGAACATCAAGCCGAACAACGTGCTGAAAATACTCGACATAGCGTATCGGATGAACTTGGACGATATTATATACTCGTGCATGTGCGTGTTGAAACACTTCTTTTCGTCCGGGATGAGCTTGAGCAACATCATACTGGAGCGAAACCATCACCTGTCGAAAAACTGTGTCGATCTCATACTGGAGGATAACTTCGAGGTGAAGGACAACATCATCTGCATGATACGGGCCTGGTGCATTACCGAATGCGAACAGAATCGGCTCGAAATCAACAGGGACAGCATGAAAACCGTGCTGCAGGATATTGAGCTACCGGACACACTGAAGGACACGATCGTCGGATGTAGCTTTACCAATTTTACGCCCATCGCGGGCGACAAATCGGGATGGATACCGGTCCAGCGCATTCATTACAAAGCTGTCCGGCCGCTGATCATTGGCGATGAGATGGACTTTGAAGCGAACATTACCACCAACCGATTTATAGTGATCAAATCGATAAACATTAACAGCCGGCTTCTGCCGCAGCTTAAGGTAACCGATGTGCGGCAAGAAACGTACACCGAAAAGCTGACGGTTGAAATTTCCGCCAAACACAGCAATGATCGACAGAAGATCTACCAGAAGGAGCACCTTATCTGTGATGTAGCGTTCAACGATTGCCTGCAACTGAGCTTGACCGAACAAATTGTACTCTTTCCCGATGTGACGTACATGGTTCGACTCAAATGGGACGCCAACAGCCTAGGGTACGAGTACCCGCGCTCCATCCTTTCCGCGTACGGCAAGTCCAAGCAGTTGCTGGTGAACTTTAACGAAAATATTTATCTGCAAAGCTCGGGCAGTATACTGAACGGAGTGGTATGCGCGCTTTACAAGTGA
- the LOC118504779 gene encoding kelch-like protein 20 isoform X2, translated as MAKEPQPTDFDQRFNEWRKKKHLVDCSFRVGEDVYHGHKLILSAASPVFEAMFYGALAEKQTVKIADIKSLVFERMLDYIYVGTIDFESVQNIEELLELYYCAEKYMIDSLHEKCVSYFGKNIKPNNVLKILDIAYRMNLDDIIYSCMCVLKHFFSSGMSLSNIILERNHHLSKNCVDLILEDNFEVKDNIICMIRAWCITECEQNRLEINRDSMKTVLQDIELPDTLKDTIVGCSFTNFTPIAGDKSGWIPVQRIHYKAVRPLIIGDEMDFEANITTNRFIVIKSININSRLLPQLKVTDVRQETYTEKLTVEISAKHSNDRQKIYQKEHLICDVAFNDCLQLSLTEQIVLFPDVTYMVRLKWDANSLGYEYPRSILSAYGKSKQLLVNFNENIYLQSSGSILNGVVCALYK; from the coding sequence ATGGCGAAGGAACCACAACCGACTGATTTTGACCAACGGTTCAACGAGTGGCGCAAGAAGAAACATCTAGTCGATTGCTCCTTCCGAGTAGGCGAAGACGTTTACCATGGCCACAAGCTCATCCTGTCGGCGGCCAGCCCAGTTTTCGAGGCGATGTTTTACGGAGCGCTTGCCGAAAAGCAGACGGTCAAAATAGCAGATATCAAGTCGCTGGTGTTTGAGCGTATGCTTGACTATATCTACGTCGGAACGATCGATTTCGAGAGTGTACAAAATATCGAAGAGCTGCTCGAGCTGTACTACTGTGCGGAAAAGTATATGATCGATAGTTTGCACGAGAAGTGCGTGAGCTATTTTGGCAAGAACATCAAGCCGAACAACGTGCTGAAAATACTCGACATAGCGTATCGGATGAACTTGGACGATATTATATACTCGTGCATGTGCGTGTTGAAACACTTCTTTTCGTCCGGGATGAGCTTGAGCAACATCATACTGGAGCGAAACCATCACCTGTCGAAAAACTGTGTCGATCTCATACTGGAGGATAACTTCGAGGTGAAGGACAACATCATCTGCATGATACGGGCCTGGTGCATTACCGAATGCGAACAGAATCGGCTCGAAATCAACAGGGACAGCATGAAAACCGTGCTGCAGGATATTGAGCTACCGGACACACTGAAGGACACGATCGTCGGATGTAGCTTTACCAATTTTACGCCCATCGCGGGCGACAAATCGGGATGGATACCGGTCCAGCGCATTCATTACAAAGCTGTCCGGCCGCTGATCATTGGCGATGAGATGGACTTTGAAGCGAACATTACCACCAACCGATTTATAGTGATCAAATCGATAAACATTAACAGCCGGCTTCTGCCGCAGCTTAAGGTAACCGATGTGCGGCAAGAAACGTACACCGAAAAGCTGACGGTTGAAATTTCCGCCAAACACAGCAATGATCGACAGAAGATCTACCAGAAGGAGCACCTTATCTGTGATGTAGCGTTCAACGATTGCCTGCAACTGAGCTTGACCGAACAAATTGTACTCTTTCCCGATGTGACGTACATGGTTCGACTCAAATGGGACGCCAACAGCCTAGGGTACGAGTACCCGCGCTCCATCCTTTCCGCGTACGGCAAGTCCAAGCAGTTGCTGGTGAACTTTAACGAAAATATTTATCTGCAAAGCTCGGGCAGTATACTGAACGGAGTGGTATGCGCGCTTTACAAGTGA
- the LOC118504781 gene encoding endophilin-B1 isoform X3, whose amino-acid sequence MNIKMPDFDMKKFVKGAGSTLSRVVQLTEEKLGTSEKTEMDARFEHLSERSDSAKLWTEKIMRDTEAALIPNPANRMEDFIFEKIEKQKPKRLSNLEYLGLDMIEGGGEFGQDGPYGSALIKVGQAEQKLGSCERDFIGSAGVCYIQPLKKFLEGEMKTITKEKGVLESKRLDLDACKNRVRKARSMIGQQAAERDLRVAQSEFDRQAEITKLLLEGISTTQATHLRYLHSFVEAQVRYYGQCNKIMSDLQRELVSLGGPQPYVPVSGYEEDDALAGRVNNIDLGANAGYRRARVLCSYDAKDGTELNLTSNEVIFVCECNPPNSDYMNGKQGLLKGLVPKAFLEMLDDD is encoded by the exons ATGAATATCAAAATGCCGGATTTTGATATGAAGAAGTTTGTAAAAGGTGCTGGTTCTACGCTGTCGCGAGTAGTGCAG CTGACCGAAGAGAAACTTGGAACGTCGGAGAAAACCGAGATGGATGCCCGCTTCGAGCACCTGAGCGAACGCTCCGACTCCGCGAAGCTGTGGACGGAAAAGATCATGCGTGATACGGAGGCAGCGCTCATACCGAATCCGGCCAATCGAATGGAAGATTTTATATTtgagaaaatcgaaaaacaaaaacccaaacgCCTGAGCAATCTGGAGTACCTGGGCCTGGATATGATCGAAGGTGGCGGTGAGTTTGGGCAGGATGGTCCGTACGGAAGTGCACTGATCAAGGTGGGGCAGGCGGAACAGAAGCTCGGGTCTTGCGAACGTGATTTCATCGGTTCTGCTGGGGTGTGTTACATTCAGCCGTTGAAAAAATTCTTAGAAGGTGAAATGAAAACCATCACCAAAGAGAAGGGCGTGCTGGAGAGTAAACG CCTGGATTTGGACGCATGCAAAAATCGGGTCCGCAAAGCGCGCAGCATGATTGGCCAGCAAGCG GCCGAACGTGATCTGCGAGTGGCACAGTCCGAGTTTGACCGGCAGGCCGAAATAACGAAGCTACTGCTGGAAGGAATCAGCACCACGCAGGCTACCCATCTGCGCTACCTGCACTCATTCGTTGAAGCGCAGGTGCGATATTATGGCCAGTGCAATAAAATCATGTCCGACTTGCAGCGGGAACTGGTCAG TCTTGGTGGCCCGCAGCCTTACGTTCCGGTGTCTGGATACGAGGAGGACGATGCGCTTGCCGGGCGGGTAAACAACATTGATTTGGGCGCCAACGCAGGATACCGGCGCGCTCGCGTACTGTGCTCGTACGACGCCAAAGACGGCACCGAACTGAATCTCACATCGAACGAG GTTATATTTGTCTGCGAGTGTAACCCACCAAACAGTGATTACATGAATGGAAAGCAGGGGCTGCTTAAGGGACTTGTACCAAAAGCGTTCCTCGAGATGCTAGACGACGATTAA
- the LOC118504781 gene encoding endophilin-B1 isoform X1, which yields MNIKMPDFDMKKFVKGAGSTLSRVVQLTEEKLGTSEKTEMDARFEHLSERSDSAKLWTEKIMRDTEAALIPNPANRMEDFIFEKIEKQKPKRLSNLEYLGLDMIEGGGEFGQDGPYGSALIKVGQAEQKLGSCERDFIGSAGVCYIQPLKKFLEGEMKTITKEKGVLESKRLDLDACKNRVRKARSMIGQQAKDGISPEVTLEQAERDLRVAQSEFDRQAEITKLLLEGISTTQATHLRYLHSFVEAQVRYYGQCNKIMSDLQRELVSLGGPQPYVPVSGYEEDDALAGRVNNIDLGANAGYRRARVLCSYDAKDGTELNLTSNEVIFVCECNPPNSDYMNGKQGLLKGLVPKAFLEMLDDD from the exons ATGAATATCAAAATGCCGGATTTTGATATGAAGAAGTTTGTAAAAGGTGCTGGTTCTACGCTGTCGCGAGTAGTGCAG CTGACCGAAGAGAAACTTGGAACGTCGGAGAAAACCGAGATGGATGCCCGCTTCGAGCACCTGAGCGAACGCTCCGACTCCGCGAAGCTGTGGACGGAAAAGATCATGCGTGATACGGAGGCAGCGCTCATACCGAATCCGGCCAATCGAATGGAAGATTTTATATTtgagaaaatcgaaaaacaaaaacccaaacgCCTGAGCAATCTGGAGTACCTGGGCCTGGATATGATCGAAGGTGGCGGTGAGTTTGGGCAGGATGGTCCGTACGGAAGTGCACTGATCAAGGTGGGGCAGGCGGAACAGAAGCTCGGGTCTTGCGAACGTGATTTCATCGGTTCTGCTGGGGTGTGTTACATTCAGCCGTTGAAAAAATTCTTAGAAGGTGAAATGAAAACCATCACCAAAGAGAAGGGCGTGCTGGAGAGTAAACG CCTGGATTTGGACGCATGCAAAAATCGGGTCCGCAAAGCGCGCAGCATGATTGGCCAGCAAGCG AAGGATGGGATATCGCCAGAAGTGACATTAGAACAG GCCGAACGTGATCTGCGAGTGGCACAGTCCGAGTTTGACCGGCAGGCCGAAATAACGAAGCTACTGCTGGAAGGAATCAGCACCACGCAGGCTACCCATCTGCGCTACCTGCACTCATTCGTTGAAGCGCAGGTGCGATATTATGGCCAGTGCAATAAAATCATGTCCGACTTGCAGCGGGAACTGGTCAG TCTTGGTGGCCCGCAGCCTTACGTTCCGGTGTCTGGATACGAGGAGGACGATGCGCTTGCCGGGCGGGTAAACAACATTGATTTGGGCGCCAACGCAGGATACCGGCGCGCTCGCGTACTGTGCTCGTACGACGCCAAAGACGGCACCGAACTGAATCTCACATCGAACGAG GTTATATTTGTCTGCGAGTGTAACCCACCAAACAGTGATTACATGAATGGAAAGCAGGGGCTGCTTAAGGGACTTGTACCAAAAGCGTTCCTCGAGATGCTAGACGACGATTAA
- the LOC118504781 gene encoding endophilin-B2 isoform X2 yields the protein MNIKMPDFDMKKFVKGAGSTLSRVVQLTEEKLGTSEKTEMDARFEHLSERSDSAKLWTEKIMRDTEAALIPNPANRMEDFIFEKIEKQKPKRLSNLEYLGLDMIEGGGEFGQDGPYGSALIKVGQAEQKLGSCERDFIGSAGVCYIQPLKKFLEGEMKTITKEKGVLESKRLDLDACKNRVRKARSMIGQQAKDGISPEVTLEQAERDLRVAQSEFDRQAEITKLLLEGISTTQATHLRYLHSFVEAQVRYYGQCNKIMSDLQRELVSMRPPTPRLRVNSEDVDLTCGPPYLSKFQTQDSSQHYQQTITLHPAALAASAGKPPVSISPETYPIVDDSVIAALVADSDPNDISVL from the exons ATGAATATCAAAATGCCGGATTTTGATATGAAGAAGTTTGTAAAAGGTGCTGGTTCTACGCTGTCGCGAGTAGTGCAG CTGACCGAAGAGAAACTTGGAACGTCGGAGAAAACCGAGATGGATGCCCGCTTCGAGCACCTGAGCGAACGCTCCGACTCCGCGAAGCTGTGGACGGAAAAGATCATGCGTGATACGGAGGCAGCGCTCATACCGAATCCGGCCAATCGAATGGAAGATTTTATATTtgagaaaatcgaaaaacaaaaacccaaacgCCTGAGCAATCTGGAGTACCTGGGCCTGGATATGATCGAAGGTGGCGGTGAGTTTGGGCAGGATGGTCCGTACGGAAGTGCACTGATCAAGGTGGGGCAGGCGGAACAGAAGCTCGGGTCTTGCGAACGTGATTTCATCGGTTCTGCTGGGGTGTGTTACATTCAGCCGTTGAAAAAATTCTTAGAAGGTGAAATGAAAACCATCACCAAAGAGAAGGGCGTGCTGGAGAGTAAACG CCTGGATTTGGACGCATGCAAAAATCGGGTCCGCAAAGCGCGCAGCATGATTGGCCAGCAAGCG AAGGATGGGATATCGCCAGAAGTGACATTAGAACAG GCCGAACGTGATCTGCGAGTGGCACAGTCCGAGTTTGACCGGCAGGCCGAAATAACGAAGCTACTGCTGGAAGGAATCAGCACCACGCAGGCTACCCATCTGCGCTACCTGCACTCATTCGTTGAAGCGCAGGTGCGATATTATGGCCAGTGCAATAAAATCATGTCCGACTTGCAGCGGGAACTGGTCAG CATGCGCCCTCCAACGCCACGATTAAGAGTAAACAGTGAGGATGTTGATCTTACGTGTGGACCGCCCTACTTAAGCAAATTCCAAACACAAGACAGCTCACAACACTACCAACAGACAATCACTTTGCATCCCGCTGCCCTCGCGGCGTCCGCCGGGAAGCCGCCCGTTAGCATATCACCCGAAACTTACCCTATCGTGGATGACAGCGTCATAGCGGCCCTGGTCGCCGATAGTGATCCAAATGACATATCcgtgctttaa
- the LOC118504781 gene encoding endophilin-B1 isoform X4 — translation MNIKMPDFDMKKFVKGAGSTLSRVVQLTEEKLGTSEKTEMDARFEHLSERSDSAKLWTEKIMRDTEAALIPNPANRMEDFIFEKIEKQKPKRLSNLEYLGLDMIEGGGEFGQDGPYGSALIKVGQAEQKLGSCERDFIGSAGVCYIQPLKKFLEGEMKTITKEKGVLESKRLDLDACKNRVRKARSMIGQQAAERDLRVAQSEFDRQAEITKLLLEGISTTQATHLRYLHSFVEAQVRYYGQCNKIMSDLQRELVSMRPPTPRLRVNSEDVDLTCGPPYLSKFQTQDSSQHYQQTITLHPAALAASAGKPPVSISPETYPIVDDSVIAALVADSDPNDISVL, via the exons ATGAATATCAAAATGCCGGATTTTGATATGAAGAAGTTTGTAAAAGGTGCTGGTTCTACGCTGTCGCGAGTAGTGCAG CTGACCGAAGAGAAACTTGGAACGTCGGAGAAAACCGAGATGGATGCCCGCTTCGAGCACCTGAGCGAACGCTCCGACTCCGCGAAGCTGTGGACGGAAAAGATCATGCGTGATACGGAGGCAGCGCTCATACCGAATCCGGCCAATCGAATGGAAGATTTTATATTtgagaaaatcgaaaaacaaaaacccaaacgCCTGAGCAATCTGGAGTACCTGGGCCTGGATATGATCGAAGGTGGCGGTGAGTTTGGGCAGGATGGTCCGTACGGAAGTGCACTGATCAAGGTGGGGCAGGCGGAACAGAAGCTCGGGTCTTGCGAACGTGATTTCATCGGTTCTGCTGGGGTGTGTTACATTCAGCCGTTGAAAAAATTCTTAGAAGGTGAAATGAAAACCATCACCAAAGAGAAGGGCGTGCTGGAGAGTAAACG CCTGGATTTGGACGCATGCAAAAATCGGGTCCGCAAAGCGCGCAGCATGATTGGCCAGCAAGCG GCCGAACGTGATCTGCGAGTGGCACAGTCCGAGTTTGACCGGCAGGCCGAAATAACGAAGCTACTGCTGGAAGGAATCAGCACCACGCAGGCTACCCATCTGCGCTACCTGCACTCATTCGTTGAAGCGCAGGTGCGATATTATGGCCAGTGCAATAAAATCATGTCCGACTTGCAGCGGGAACTGGTCAG CATGCGCCCTCCAACGCCACGATTAAGAGTAAACAGTGAGGATGTTGATCTTACGTGTGGACCGCCCTACTTAAGCAAATTCCAAACACAAGACAGCTCACAACACTACCAACAGACAATCACTTTGCATCCCGCTGCCCTCGCGGCGTCCGCCGGGAAGCCGCCCGTTAGCATATCACCCGAAACTTACCCTATCGTGGATGACAGCGTCATAGCGGCCCTGGTCGCCGATAGTGATCCAAATGACATATCcgtgctttaa
- the LOC118504782 gene encoding 40S ribosomal protein S18, which produces MSLVIPEKFQHILRVLSTNIDGKRTVPTALTAIKGVGRRYAHVVLKKADVDPFKRAGECSDEEVEKIITIISNPRQYKIPDWFLNRQKDIVDGKFMQLTSSNIDSKLREDLERLKRIHAHRGMRHYWGLRVRGQHTKTTGRRGRTVGVSKKK; this is translated from the exons ATG TCGCTCGTGATTCCAGAGAAATTCCAGCACATTCTCCGTGTGCTCAGCACCAACATCGATGGTAAGCGTACGGTCCCGACCGCACTGACCGCCATCAAGGGTGTCGGTCGTCGGTATGCCCACGTCGTCCTGAAGAAGGCCGATGTCGACCCGTTCAAGCGTGCCGGCGAGTGTTCCGACGAGGAGGTGGAAAAGATTATCACCATCATCTCGAACCCTCGGCAGTACAAAATCCCGGACTGGTTCCTCAACAGACAGAAGGATATCGTCGACGGTAAATTCATGCAGCTGACGTCGTCCAACATCGACTCGAAGCTCCGTGAAGATTTGGAGCGGCTGAAGCGTATCCACGCTCACCGTGGCATGCGTCACTACTGGGGTCTGCGTGTCCGTGGTCAACACACCAAGACCACCGGTCGCCGTGGTCGTACGGTCGGTGTGTCCAAGAAGAAGTAA